The stretch of DNA CTTCGCGCATCCGTGTAAAGCTTCGACGAATGATGATGATCGCGTGCTGGTCTGCCATTACTTCTCCCGTGCCTGTTCGATGGTCATTTGCCGAATATCCTCGCGGAGCAGCAGAAGCTGTGTCTCGGCGGCATTGGCTTTGTCGATCGCCCACCATGAAAGCCCCAGCGATAACATCGCCACGCCCCATGCAAGGATGCCGACCCATAGCGGTGTGCGATCGTTGAGCTCGGCCTTCGCGTAGCTGCCGCCCGCTTCCACCTTCGTCTGCTCTGGCACCAGGTTCATTTTTCTTGCCTCTCAGCTCGGGATTCGAGCGAGCGCAATCGTACATCCACGACTGCATCCATCGCCTGGAGCTTGCCGATCTCTATCCACAGCTCCCGCTTGTCGTTGGCCTGGCTCTCCTGAATGGCAAGCGTGGTGATGAGATTCCACGTGACGAGACCGGCGACTACCGCCAGTAACCCGCCAAGAGACAGCTTGGTGGTCCAAGGGATAATGAGCTGCTCCACGTGCACGTCCTGTCTCATGTCGTCTTCCGGTCCATCGGGAGCCTCGCGGCGGCGGTCTTCTAGGTCGCTCATCGGACGCTCTCAATGAAGCCTTTCAAGTCGCCGCTCCAGCCTAGAGATACGATCGTCCTGCTCCTGGACGTACTTGATCAGCGCGGGCACCAGCGCGGCCTTCTCGATCTGCCAAACATCACCCTTACTGACCGCATATGGAGCGCACTTGTTCAGGCGCTGGGCGACTAAACCATGATTCACGCGCTCTCCACCTTCACGCCAGTCGAAGGACTCAACCAAAATGCAGTCGATGACGGGCCGAGCGCTAGGAGCTGATTTGAAGTTCTTCTTCAGGCGAGCATCTGAAGTGGTGTTATACCGTATAGCCGCGCCGGCGCGGTTGTAGTCGATGCTGCCGCGGATGGTGGCGCCCTCAGTGAATACCAGATGCTGATTGTCGCCGCTCCCAGCTTCGTTATTGCTAACGATGGTGTACTGGTTGGATGTGGCATTGGATACCTGGAGCGAGGCAGCAGCCGAAGTGGTGCGAATCTGAGCGCGCGCGCTGTTGATCGTAGTCCCTGCCGTGCCGATGACAAAAGCTCGGCTTCCCTCGGTCGGGAAAGTAACCTGATCCACGGTAGTGCCCGTGCGGTCAACGCTGAAGACCGTGCCGAAAGAATTTCGTGCGTCGTTTGATAGCTGAAATAGGAACTGTTCGCTTGCCCTCATGTTGAATGACCAGCGCCGGTTATCTGCAGCGGCATCAGATTCATCTAGCTCAAGAAATGGCACCGCTGCCGACACCGTAGCCGCTCCCGGATTCCCCGATGACCAGCTGTTGCTGAAGATGTGGTGAGCAGTCCACGTCGGCGCAATCGACTGTGAAAGCGCTGGCGCGCCGTCCGAGCGCATGAAGCTCGTTGCAGAGCCATTCACAGCACTCAGCCCGATAGTGGCAGAAGGATTCGCCGCAGCGGGTGCCGCAACGCCGTTTATGTTGGTGACTGTGAGGTTGGTCGATGAGACCGTCGTGGCTGTCATCGTGCCAGTCGTCACATCGCCGATATTCCCGCTGTTCGGATTCAGCAGGATCCAGTCATCTGCGCCGGTATCGAGTACGAGGTAGGCCGGAACTCCGACGCGCAAGTCGTTGGCCACGATGTTGGACTGCGCCCCGCTCACCCACTTCTGCACGTCCAGCGCGCCGATGGAACTGATATTGAGGGTAGTGGCGCCGGTGTTGGTGTTCGCCGGGATGAGTACCACCTGCATACCGGCCACGTAAGCCGTTGGCGTGGGTGACAGCGCTGCGGTGACGGTATTGGTGCCGGCCACCGAGCTCAGCACCACATACTCACCGTCCTGGATGTTATCCACGGTCCCGTACTGGCTGCGCACGGTGGGATTGCCGACGTTGGTGTGCCTGAAGCCACCCATTGGCAGGTTCGCGGTCGGCGTGGTCTGGCCGTCCTTGGAAATCGATGCCGTCAGCGCGGTTGCGATGTCGGACATCGTGTTGTTGTGCACGGTGCTCGAGATCGTGGTGCCGCTGACCACTGGGTTGCCGGCGGGCAGTGAGTACGTCCCTGCCCCATTGCGCGGCGCCATCAGCAGCGGCATTGAGGCGAAGGAGACGCAGATCAGGGCAAACTTGGCGTAACGGTTCATCGCAAGACTCCAGTGTCAACTCGCGGCCCCACGGCGCGCTGTGTCGCTGCGGCAATCTCAGCCTCGGCAGCGGCAATCAACTCGGCCAGCAACTCATATCGATCACGCTTGCGGTCCTCGCGCTGTATCACCGCCTCGATGCGTGACCGCTCCTGCTGCCACTGCGCGATGCGCTCCTGCAGGCCGGATACGATCTCCTCCGAGACGTGCTGGCGGGCGCGCTCGCGGGCTGGGTTGGCGGCCATCAGCGTCTCTCCTTGCGTCGTTGCGTCGCTTCCTGGAAGGCCAAGGCGAGGCGCTCTTGGTCCGTCAGGTCGCCGATGAATTCGTTTGTTGCGCCCTGGCGCGTGGCTTGTCTTGGTTTGACGCCAGCGAGAGCTGCGGCGATTGCGCGTTGCGTATCTGTGTTGCCGGCGGCGATGCGGCGGCCGGTTTGGGTGCCACTGAGGCCAAGTACGGTCGGGAGCGTTACAGGAGCGGTTACTGCACCACCCAACAGTCCCAAGATTCGCTGGCCGGTCGGCGGTGAGCGAGAGTCGAGAACCTTTCTCGAATCAGCCGCAAGCTGGCGCAGCGGGCCACCACCTCCGCGTGCATAGGAGCCTTGGGAAGAGCCGCGACCACCGGTGGCGACCGCATTGGAAAGGTCGTTGGGCGTGAAGCCTTCGGGTCGATCTTTCGAGTTCGCAACGGCCCGCTCGACGATCTTGTACTCTCCATACTTCGCGTCTGCCGTACGCAATGCCTTCAGCGCATCCGGCGGCAACTGCGAATCGAGTGCCTGCGTGATAGCGGCATCTGCTTCCTGGAAGAGCCGCGCCTGCGCGATCTGTCCTTCTGCGGCCGCAGCCCTGGCCTCCGCGCGAACATTCGATCGGATGCGAAGCAGGTCATCGGAAGTTGATAGCGGTGCTGTTAGCTCGTTATCGACGAAGTTTTGAACGACATTGCGGTCGTCATCAGTCGCCCTGATCCCTCGATTCGCTATGGATGTTTGAAGCGCACGATCAAGCGGGACGTTCTGTCCGTTATTCATGATGACCGGCCTGACAGGGAAGCCCTTGGCCTGGTCGTAGAGCGGCTGAAATGATTGGTAGGCGTCGTCCAGCATCGTCGCTTGGTCGGACTGCCTGATCGTCGTTCCAGGTGCGGCACCTTGCTGTACGGCGGCACGCTGAACCCCAGCCTGCGCATTGTCTCTGGAGTTCCTGACGATAGGGCCAACCACCGGGAGAGACTTCACGTTCTCCTCGAGCTGGTTGTACATACCTTTAGGGTTCAGCTGTCCTGGAGTCAGATCAACGCCAGCATCGAGCAAACGCTGCGCTTCCGGTGTACGCGCCAATCCTGCCGCAGCCTTCTGCGTTGTGGCTGCCGCTGCCCCCGGAGCCATCGCGCCCAGAATTCCGGCGACGGTCTGCCCAATAGGCCCCGCCCCAGAATCGCGCGCCGCCTCACCTGCAACGCCTCCAGTGACCGCGCTAACGCTCTGCAGCGCTGGCTGCGCCGCGAACTGCGATGCCACAGCACCGGTCGTACCACCGGCACCTGCCGCCAAGCTTCCGAGTCCGATGCCGGTAAGTGCACCACCGAAGCCCTGAGTGACGGCACTGGCGTAGCGCTCCGCCCTATTACGCGGGGCGAGCGCTTTGCCGCCATCCGATCCCAGTTGCTTGAACGAGAAGCCCAGAGGCGACGGGATATTTGCGCCCGCCAGATTCAGAGCGCCTACAGGCACTGCCGCTGCTAGCTTTGGAAGAGATATGACGCCATCGGCAAGGTCGGTGGCGCCACGCAGGAACGGACGTGCCGTCTCGGCAACGAGTTCGGTACGCTTGAGTTTTTCTCCAGCCTGATCAGCAGCGGCGAGATTGCGCTTGAGCTCGTCCTCGAGGCGCCATCTCTCTGGAGTCTGCAACGGCTGCTGAGCTGGCGCATTCGGATCGTCGAGCACAAAGCCTGGCGGCAGCGGCGGTGGTCCAGCGCTCTGGGGCTGCTGCGGCTCATCCAGCTTGAACCCAGGCGGCAGCGCCGGAATCTGATTTACTGCAGCGGTTGCCACTGCCCGTTCCTCAGCACCAGCTTTTCACCGTTCGGCCCGGTCGCCGTCATCTCGGCCTGCTGCGGCACCGGCGGCGCGCCATTCGCCGAGGCTAGAGCGGCAGACGGTGTGGTGCCAAGTGGCGGTGAGCCGCCAGGCGTGAATGCCGTCTCAGGACGAGTTCCAACGACCTGGCCAGGGTCGGCGCCGATGTCCCGGGCATAGCCGCCGTACGTTTCAAAGTCGCGGCTGTACGCCTGCTGATAGCCCTGTACACGCTGGTCCAGCATGTCCACCAAGTTCTTGCGCGTCTCTGGTGTGAGCCGCCCTTGTCCTGAGATTTCAGCCCGTGCCTTGCCAATCATCTGCTGCAGGAATGGCGTGGCACTCTGAGTCAGCTGCAGCTCGCCCTCGCGCACAACCGAGTTCGGGTCTAGCACCTTACCCACGCTGTAAATGACCTGCAGGTCTCCAGCGGGGGTGTCCGGAGCCTTGCGTGCCGTCTCTATGATCGGCAGAGCCGTCTCGTACTCCTTCACAGATGGAAGGCTGCGGAACTCCTTGCGGAGCCCTGCCGTGTCACGGCGTGACTGCTTTCCGGCGCTGGCTTCCTGACCGGCTCTGGCAGTCTCTGCGGCGAGCTGCGCGTTAGCACGTGAGGTTTCGCTGGCCAGGCCCGCATTGGCCCTCGACGTCTCGCTTGAGAGCTTAGCGTCGGGGGTGACGCTCTTGGTGATCTCCTGCTGATTGGGAGCGTACGGATCAAACGGCACATACTTGTTACCGGCGTCCTTGTACTCGGTTTTTCGTAGTGCCGGGTCAACTCCCTTTGGAACACGGGCAACGACTTCGCCGGCCGAATTCGTCCCGACAAGCTCATTGCCGGCATCCTGCCACTTCAATTCCTGAGGCTTCATCCTCTGCGCTGCTAGCTGCGCGACGGTCTGCTGCTGCTGCTCGATCGGCAAGCCTTGGATGGCAGCAGTAGCCGCCGGGTCGCCGCCAAGGCCGGCGAGCGCTTTCGCGATGGCCTGCTTCTTCTGATCGTCGACGCCCATCTGCTCTTGACCTGCCTTGCGTTGCTGCCAGCCGGCAAGTCCGCCGGCGAGCGCAGAGGCAATACCACCCCAGGGACCAGACAGTCCCGTGCCCTGCTGGCCAACTTTCATCAACGCTTCGGCCATTGCACGACGGCGGTCTACACCCTGTTGAGTTGGCATACCGGGCGCAGTCGGAGCGCCAGGGCTCTGGCCTCCGCGCAGCCATGGGGGCACAAATGCCATTACGCATCCTCCATTTCGCGGCTGGTGACGATGCCGTAATCCACCATGTCGTAACCACTCTCGTGCTTGACCACGGCCTCCGGATAGATCTGCTTCACTTCGTCTGCCATCGCACCAAGCTGGCGCTCGCCCCCAGCCTTGTAGCGGTAGCTGTAGATACCCAGCCCACTGGGCGTTGTGCCCTCGCGCTTGATATCGGTCTTCAAGCGGCGGTCTGAGAACGCCAGGGCCAGTGCGATAGAGGACAGCGCTGCTTGCTGCTGCTGAGCCTGCTGCGCCTGCTGCGAATAGTTGCCGAAGCGGTTGTTGTAATCCTGCTGAATAGCGCCCTGAATGTCGGTCGGCGCGACCTGACCGGATGAGCCTGGAGCCAACGCCTGCGGCACCATCGCACCACTGCCGCCATAGAGGAAGTCTAGACCCTGAAGCGTCTTCTGCTGATCTGTGACCTGCTCGTTGATGCCCGCATCGCGCTGTTGGTTGCCAAGCTGCGCGTTTGCGAGCCGTTGCATGAACTCCTGCTGCTGCGCATCGTTGAAGAAGCCCGAGCGCGCCATCTCGTTCTGAAAGTTCTGGTTGGCCGCCTGATTGGCGAACTGCCCTTGCGTGGTGCGCTCGCCGAAGCCCTGCTGTCGCGCCTGGAGCTGCTGGCCGAACAGCCGAGACTGCTCTTGGCCACCCGCAAGTACGGCGCGATCTCTCAGGTCGCCATAGGCATCCGTGCGCGCCTCGTTGAGGTCTCGCATCTGCCGCTCGTAGGCTTCGGTTCCCTCGATGAGACCGCTCGCGAGCAGCCGAGAGCGCTCTGCTTCCTCTCGACGACCAAACTGGTCATCCAGGCGCCGCGCGCTGCGTCCGTACAGGGCATCCTCTACGCGTTGGCGCTCGCCGCTGAAATCCTCCTGACCTGGCAGCTGAGGCAGACCCATGGTGCTGATTCGGCGCTGTGCAACGCTGCTCGCGTTGATGCCCGTCTGCTGATCCGTGGGATTTGCTGAGAACTGGCGCGCTGGGAGCCCAGAAGTATTCAGCCCCTGGCCCAGAGATTGACCGTACAGGTCGAAGTTACGGCCAGCAGCCTCGGCTCGAGTGCCTGCGGCGCCAGTCTGCGCGTCGTAGATGCGCTGCTGCTCAGGCGAAAGCTGAGTGGTCTGTGTGTATTGGTCCGGATTGGTTGGATCCTGCGAGAACGTCACCGTCCCGCCAGGCCCAAC from Candidatus Limnocylindrales bacterium encodes:
- a CDS encoding tail fiber domain-containing protein, producing MNRYAKFALICVSFASMPLLMAPRNGAGTYSLPAGNPVVSGTTISSTVHNNTMSDIATALTASISKDGQTTPTANLPMGGFRHTNVGNPTVRSQYGTVDNIQDGEYVVLSSVAGTNTVTAALSPTPTAYVAGMQVVLIPANTNTGATTLNISSIGALDVQKWVSGAQSNIVANDLRVGVPAYLVLDTGADDWILLNPNSGNIGDVTTGTMTATTVSSTNLTVTNINGVAAPAAANPSATIGLSAVNGSATSFMRSDGAPALSQSIAPTWTAHHIFSNSWSSGNPGAATVSAAVPFLELDESDAAADNRRWSFNMRASEQFLFQLSNDARNSFGTVFSVDRTGTTVDQVTFPTEGSRAFVIGTAGTTINSARAQIRTTSAAASLQVSNATSNQYTIVSNNEAGSGDNQHLVFTEGATIRGSIDYNRAGAAIRYNTTSDARLKKNFKSAPSARPVIDCILVESFDWREGGERVNHGLVAQRLNKCAPYAVSKGDVWQIEKAALVPALIKYVQEQDDRISRLERRLERLH
- a CDS encoding tail fiber domain-containing protein is translated as MTSPKAPKPPDAIGAAREQGQQNINAARTTAALNRVNQVGPGGTVTFSQDPTNPDQYTQTTQLSPEQQRIYDAQTGAAGTRAEAAGRNFDLYGQSLGQGLNTSGLPARQFSANPTDQQTGINASSVAQRRISTMGLPQLPGQEDFSGERQRVEDALYGRSARRLDDQFGRREEAERSRLLASGLIEGTEAYERQMRDLNEARTDAYGDLRDRAVLAGGQEQSRLFGQQLQARQQGFGERTTQGQFANQAANQNFQNEMARSGFFNDAQQQEFMQRLANAQLGNQQRDAGINEQVTDQQKTLQGLDFLYGGSGAMVPQALAPGSSGQVAPTDIQGAIQQDYNNRFGNYSQQAQQAQQQQAALSSIALALAFSDRRLKTDIKREGTTPSGLGIYSYRYKAGGERQLGAMADEVKQIYPEAVVKHESGYDMVDYGIVTSREMEDA